From the Solanum pennellii chromosome 4, SPENNV200 genome, one window contains:
- the LOC107018196 gene encoding uncharacterized protein LOC107018196: MEKKQGFFSALKDEVVRGLSPAKSRGRSPSPSGSGLLRRRKGNQAPQPEVYISRSGSLRPCVETLSPLMEGPDPNGPEVGDSKSDRWWMKGQLCRAPSVSTSGSGLQRSDLRLLLGVLGAPLAPVHVSNNDPLPHLSIKDTPIETSSAQYILQQYTAASGGQKLQNTMYNAYAMGKVRMMASDIETATKVIKNRNSSKTAESGGFVLWQMNPDMWYVELALGSSKVHAGCNGKLVWRHTPWLGAHAAKGPVRPLRRALQGLDPRTTANMFASAKCTGEKKINGEDCFILKLCADPHTLKARSEGPAEIIRHVLFGYFSQKTGLLVHLEDSHLTRIQTNGGDAVYWETTINSFLDDYRPVEGIMIAHSGRSVVTLFRFGETAMSHTKTRMEEAWTIEEVAFNVPGLSEECFIPPAELRFSSIGEACELSQGERVKTTVSAAAAAAYRAKVAALDKSRDGGNVNNIVLKMNY, from the exons atggagaagaaacaAGGGTTTTTCTCAGCACTAAAAGATGAAGTGGTAAGAGGATTATCACCGGCTAAGTCAAGAGGAAGAAGCCCATCTCCGTCTGGGTCGGGTTTGCTTCGGAGAAGGAAGGGGAATCAAGCGCCGCAACCGGAAGTTTATATTTCAAGATCGGGGAGTTTAAGGCCCTGTGTGGAGACATTGTCGCCGTTGATGGAAGGTCCGGATCCGAACGGGCCGGAAGTTGGGGATTCAAAGTCTGATAGGTGGTGGATGAAGGGTCAGCTATGTCGGGCACCTTCGGTTTCCACTTCCGGGTCGGGTTTACAGAGGTCGGATCTGAGGTTGCTGCTTGGTGTCTTGGGTGCGCCACTTGCACCGGTGCATGTTAGCAACAATGATCCTTTGCCTCATCTTAGCATCAAAGATACTCCCATT GAGACTTCGTCAGCTCAGTATATATTGCAGCAGTATACTGCAGCCTCTGGAGGACAGAAACTTCAAAACACTATGTATAATGCTTATGCTATGGGAAAGGTGAGGATGATGGCATCAGATATCGAGACTGCTACAAAGGTAATAAAGAACAGGAATTCTTCTAAGACAGCTGAGTCTGGGGGATTTGTGCTATGGCAAATGAACCCTGACATGTGGTATGTGGAGCTCGCGCTTGGTAGCAGTAAGGTTCATGCTGGTTGCAATGGTAAACTTGTGTGGAGGCATACCCCTTGGCTCGGTGCACATGCTGCAAAGGGACCAGTTAGGCCATTGAGGCGAGCACTTCAG GGTCTTGATCCTAGAACTACTGCAAACATGTTTGCTAGTGCAAAATGTACTGGAGAAAAGAAGATCAACGGTGAGGATTGCTTCATTCTCAAACTTTGTGCTGATCCACATACATTGAAAGCCAGGAGTGAAGGACCAGCCGAGATCATTAGGCATGTCTTATTTGGCTATTTTAGCCAAAAAACTGGACTTCTTGTGCACCTGGAGGACTCACATTTGACCCGAATCCAAACAAATGGGGGTGATGCTGTTTATTGGGAAACGACAATCAATTCATTCCTTGATGATTACAGACCTGTTGAGGGGATCATGATTGCTCATTCCGGACGATCAGTTGTAACCCTTTTCCGATTTGGTGAAACAGCTATGAGTCACACGAAGACCAGGATGGAAGAAGCATGGACTATTGAGGAAGTAGCATTCAATGTTCCAGGCCTATCTGAAGAGTGTTTCATTCCTCCAGCTGAGCTAAGATTCAGTTCAATTGGTGAAGCGTGTGAGCTTTCTCAAGGAGAGAGGGTAAAGACTACTGTGTCTGCCGCTGCTGCTGCAGCTTACCGAGCTAAGGTTGCTGCTTTGGATAAATCACGAGATGGTGGCAATGTCAATAACATTGTATTGAAGATGAATTATTAG